The following are encoded together in the Ranitomeya imitator isolate aRanImi1 chromosome 4, aRanImi1.pri, whole genome shotgun sequence genome:
- the LOC138674011 gene encoding protein kinase C delta type-like, producing the protein MITSRSKYHRGLFSASSKEAKDIIKKLLREDPARRLGVNGNIRAHRFFQRIDWDSVESLRMCPPHVPVPPSNIQRGSRPFNLQILEAAEANNSALSADHQALFTGFSFTNISWKTPNHPPAL; encoded by the exons ATGATTACCAGCAGGTCCAAATACCATCGAGGACTCTTCAGTGCTTCCAGCAAGGAGGCGAAGGACATCATTAAAAAG cTCCTCCGAGAAGATCCTGCCAGGCGCCTTGGAGTCAACGGTAACATCAGAGCCCATAGGTTTTTCCAGCGTATTGACTGGGACTCAGTGGAATCCCTTAGAATGTGTCCGCCACACGTTCCTGTGCCA CCAAGCAACATCCAGCGCGGCTCCAGACCATTCAATCTTCAAATTCTGGAAGCAGCAGAGGCTAACAACTCAGCCCTCTCAGCAGACCACCAGGCCTTATTCACGGGGTTCTCATTTACCAACATCAGCTGGAAAACCCCAAACCATCCACCAGCTCTTTAA